A part of Corynebacterium afermentans subsp. lipophilum genomic DNA contains:
- the murG gene encoding undecaprenyldiphospho-muramoylpentapeptide beta-N-acetylglucosaminyltransferase: MTSQNFSVVIAGGGTAGHIEPALAVAEVLRDAYGANVVALGTERGLETTIVPARGFELSLIDPVPIPRKKPWKLVSVPFKLARSVRQAKQAMKRCGAAAVFGTGGYVSGPAYLAAKQLGLPFFVLETNALAGMANKLGVKIGGTGFNAVPNSGMDGEVVGVPVRPGVGVDPDGAKRERGLRTWNLQEGRPTILVTGGSQGAVSINAALADAVERLTGAGFQILHAYGRKNDAPAAHDHYTAVPYIDDMEAAYAVADVVVCRSGAMTVAENSAAGIPAIYIPLPHGNGEQGLNSAHLVDAGAALRIDDAALSGDVLVDKLLPLVAPEARATMRAALEDSGAGSVAEDLAARIAASAGKDTK; this comes from the coding sequence ATGACTTCCCAGAACTTCAGCGTCGTCATCGCAGGCGGCGGCACCGCGGGCCACATCGAGCCCGCCCTCGCAGTCGCGGAGGTGCTTCGCGACGCCTACGGGGCCAACGTTGTCGCCCTCGGCACCGAACGCGGCCTTGAAACCACCATCGTGCCGGCCCGCGGATTCGAGCTCTCCCTGATCGACCCGGTGCCGATCCCGCGCAAAAAGCCGTGGAAGCTCGTGTCCGTGCCGTTCAAGCTGGCACGCAGTGTGCGCCAGGCAAAGCAGGCGATGAAGCGCTGCGGCGCTGCCGCCGTCTTCGGCACCGGCGGCTACGTCTCCGGCCCGGCGTACCTGGCCGCGAAGCAGCTGGGCCTGCCGTTTTTCGTGCTGGAGACCAACGCGCTGGCCGGCATGGCCAACAAGTTGGGCGTCAAAATTGGCGGCACCGGGTTCAACGCGGTGCCGAATTCCGGCATGGACGGCGAGGTCGTCGGCGTGCCAGTGCGCCCCGGCGTGGGCGTGGACCCGGACGGCGCGAAGCGCGAGCGGGGCCTGCGCACGTGGAACCTTCAGGAGGGCCGCCCGACCATTCTGGTCACCGGCGGCTCCCAAGGCGCGGTGAGCATCAACGCTGCACTGGCAGACGCCGTCGAGCGGCTCACCGGCGCGGGGTTTCAGATCCTGCACGCCTACGGCCGCAAAAACGACGCGCCCGCAGCGCACGACCACTACACGGCCGTGCCCTACATCGACGACATGGAGGCCGCCTACGCCGTCGCCGACGTGGTCGTGTGCCGCTCCGGCGCGATGACGGTCGCGGAAAACTCAGCCGCCGGCATCCCCGCCATCTACATCCCCCTGCCACACGGCAACGGCGAGCAAGGACTCAACTCCGCCCACCTCGTCGACGCCGGGGCGGCCCTGCGTATCGACGATGCGGCGCTGAGCGGCGACGTGCTCGTCGATAAGCTGCTGCCCCTGGTTGCACCAGAGGCTCGCGCGACAATGCGCGCGGCGCTCGAGGATTCGGGCGCTGGCAGTGTTGCCGAGGACCTTGCCGCGCGCATCGCCGCGTCTGCTGGAAAGGACACAAAATGA